A window of the Lolium perenne isolate Kyuss_39 chromosome 7, Kyuss_2.0, whole genome shotgun sequence genome harbors these coding sequences:
- the LOC127311345 gene encoding probable sulfate transporter 3.4, with translation MVVNNKVDTLTYDVEAGQPRVSGAAAPPPHQRSTFVVEQHKVSAPERRSTARALGQRLAEIFFPDDPLHQFKNQSFARKLVLALQYFFPIFDWGSHYSLKLLRSDAIAGLTIASLAIPQGISYAKLANLPPIIGLYSSFVPPLIYALLGSSRDLAVGPVSIASLVMGSMLREAVAPEQQPILYLQLAFSATFFAGLFQASLGFLRLGFIVDFLSKATLTGFMGGAAIIVSLQQLKGLLGIVHFTTHMGFVDVMASVVRRHREWEWQTIVMGLAFLAILLGTRQISARNPRLFWVSAAAPLTCVIASTVISYFCRGNAISIIGDLPRGVNPPSMNMLHFSGSYVALSIKTGIMTGILSLTEGIAVGRTFASINNYQVDGNKEMMAIGVMNMAGSCASCYVTTGSFSRSAVNYSAGCRTAVSNIIMAAAVLITLLFLMPLFHYTPNVILSAIIITAVAGLIDFRGAAKLWKVDKLDFMACLAAFLGVLLVSVQVGLAVAVGISLFKILLQVTRPNTVVKGVVPGTQSYRSIAQYREAVRVPPFLVIGVESAIYFANSMYLVERIMRYLREEEERAAKANICSVRCVVLDMSAVSAIDTSGLDALAELKRVLDKRNIELVLANPVGSVTERMYNSVVGEMFGSDRLFFSVAEAIAAAPYKAVQP, from the exons ATGGTTGTCAACAACAAGGTGGACACCCTGACGTACGACGTGGAGGCGGGGCAGCCCCGGGTCTCCGGCGCGGCGGCTCCGCCACCGCATCAGCGGAGCACGTTCGTGGTGGAGCAGCACAAGGTCTCGGCGCCGGAGCGTCGGTCCACGGCGCGGGCGCTGGGGCAGAGGCTGGCGGAGATCTTCTTCCCCGACGACCCCCTGCACCAGTTCAAGAACCAGTCTTTCGCCCGGAAGCTCGTGCTCGCCCTGCAGTACTTCTTCCCCATCTTCGACTGGGGCTCCCACTACAGCCTGAAACTGCTCCGCTCCGACGCCATCGCCGGCCTCACCATTGCCAGCCTCGCCATCCCACAG GGAATCAGCTACGCCAAGCTCGCCAACCTGCCTCCAATCATCGGCCTAT ATTCGAGCTTCGTGCCGCCGCTCATCTACGCGCTGCTGGGGAGCTCGCGGGACCTGGCGGTGGGCCCGGTGTCGATCGCGTCGCTGGTGATGGGCTCCATGCTCCGGGAGGCGGTGGCGCCGGAGCAGCAGCCCATCCTGTACCTGCAGCTCGCCTTCAGCGCCACCTTCTTCGCGGGGCTCTTCCAGGCGTCGCTGGGCTTCCTCCGCCTCGGCTTCATCGTCGACTTCCTGTCCAAGGCCACGCTCACCGGGTTCATGGGCGGCGCCGCCATCATTGTCTCCCTGCAGCAGCTCAAGGGCCTCCTCGGCATCGTCCACTTTACCACACACATGGGCTTCGTCGACGTCATGGCCTCCGTCGTCCGGCGGCACAGGGAGTGGGAGTGGCAGACCATCGTCATGGGCCTCGCCTTCCTCGCAATCCTCCTCGGAACGCGGCAGATC AGCGCTCGGAACCCGAGGCTTTTCTGGGTATCGGCAGCTGCTCCCCTGACCTGCGTGATCGCCTCCACCGTCATCTCTTACTTCTGCAGGGGCAACGCCATCAGCATC ATCGGCGACCTTCCAAGAGGAGTGAACCCTCCATCCATGAACATGCTCCACTTCAGCGGCTCCTACGTCGCCCTTTCGATCAAGACAGGGATCATGACCGGCATCCTATCCCTCACC GAGGGGATCGCGGTGGGTCGGACGTTCGCGTCGATCAACAACTACCAGGTGGACGGGAACAAGGAGATGATGGCGATCGGGGTGATGAACATGGCGGGCTCCTGCGCCTCCTGCTACGTCACCACCGGCTCCTTCTCCCGCTCCGCCGTCAACTACAGCGCCGGCTGCCGCACCGCGGTGTCCAACATCATCATGGCGGCGGCAGTGCTGATCACGCTCCTCTTCCTCATGCCGCTCTTCCACTACACCCCCAACGTGATCCTctccgccatcatcatcaccgccgtagcgGGGCTCATCGACTTCCGCGGCGCCGCCAAGCTGTGGAAGGTGGACAAGCTCGACTTCATGGCGTGCCTGGCCGCCTTCCTCGGCGTCCTCCTCGTGTCCGTCCAGGTCGGGCTCGCTGTCGCCGTCGGGATCTCGCTCTTCAAGATCCTGCTGCAGGTGACACGGCCCAACACCGTGGTAAAGGGGGTCGTCCCTGGCACGCAGAGCTACCGGAGTATTGCGCAGTACCGGGAGGCAGTGCGCGTGCCGCCGTTCCTCGTCATCGGCGTAGAGTCGGCGATCTACTTCGCCAACTCAATGTACCTGGTGGAGAGGATCATGAGATATctcagggaggaggaggagcgcgccgcCAAGGCCAACATCTGCTCCGTGCGCTGCGTCGTCCTCGACATGAGCG CTGTATCTGCGATTGACACGAGCGGGCTGGACGCGCTGGCGGAGCTGAAGAGGGTGCTGGACAAGAGGAACATCGAGCTGGTGCTGGCGAACCCGGTCGGATCAGTGACGGAGAGGATGTACAACTCGGTGGTCGGGGAGATGTTCGGTTCGGATCGCCTCTTCTTCAGCGTCGCCGAGGCCATCGCGGCGGCGCCGTACAAGGCGGTGCAGCCATGA